A stretch of the Vigna radiata var. radiata cultivar VC1973A chromosome 7, Vradiata_ver6, whole genome shotgun sequence genome encodes the following:
- the LOC106765456 gene encoding filament-like plant protein 3, giving the protein MDRRSWLWRRKSSEKSPGETESSGSISSLSERFSDDQVYTTHAALSPEVTSKSAPNDDVSTPKMSKEEVTDVKILTDKLAAALLNISAKEDLVKQHAKVAEEAVSGWEKATNEVSSLKQQLDATRQKNSILEDRVGHLDGALKECLRQLRQAREVQEQKIVEAVVNSCREWEFNKSELEGKVADLEAQLQSAKADSAASIRFDLQQSLEAVQKENSSLKHELQSRLEELELRIVERDLSSQAAETASKQHLESVKKVAKLEAECRRLKAMTRKTFSVNDHRSVTASSVYVESFTDSMSDSGERLLAVQSDLRKLGGWEMNEYELSRFDSCSSSLVMDIDQLKNEKTNGKNHMVPSTEINLMDDFLEMERLAAFPENESRSNFVREGVASDQSNVDQATREAEVEALIQKNVELEKKLGKMECEMEAMIQKNSELEKKLEKMEAGKVEVEMVLTKYHMQLETSESQIREAELKVAEFQTQLALAKKSNQEACEELKETKAKKDIVESTLKLTQTEVEKLISKICSLEEEIQKERAFSAENSIKRGKLEEELLKMKQEAHVQQDTEIKHREVINHNLKLKQEKEIALAASRFAECQKTIASLGQQLKCLATLEDFLLDSDNPMESTCEVTKSPQNGEQMKLPQSDLSIPKRDSESPISLNSSVTNEKSRNGFSKFIPKSKSVSKRGSH; this is encoded by the exons ATGGACCGGAGGAGTTGGCTTTGGCGCAGGAAGTCATCTGAGAAAAGTCCAGGTGAAACGGAGAGTTCTGGTTCAATCTCATCTCTTTCAGAAAGGTTCTCTGATGATCAG GTATATACAACACACGCTGCTTTATCACCTGAAGTCACGTCTAAGTCTGCACCAAATGACGACGTTAGTACCCCAAAAATGAGTAAAGAAGAGGTTACGGATGTAAAGATTCTTACAGACAAATTAGCTGCTGCTCTTCTGAATATTAGTGCTAAAGAAGACTTGGTAAAACAGCATGCTAAAGTTGCAGAAGAAGCTGTATCAG GCTGGGAGAAGGCTACAAATGAAGTGTCATCTTTAAAACAACAGCTTGATGCAACGAGGCAGAAGAACTCAATTCTCGAAGACCGAGTTGGTCATCTTGATGGTGCACTTAAAGAGTGTTTGAGGCAGCTTCGACAAGCCAGAGAAGTGCAAGAGCAAAAGATTGTTGAAGCTGTTGTGAATAGTTGCCGTGAGTGGGAATTCAACAAATCTGAACTTGAGGGAAAAGTTGCTGATCTTGAAGCTCAACTGCAATCAGCTAAAGCAGATTCTGCTGCATCAATTCGTTTTGATCTTCAGCAGAGCCTAGAGGCTGTGCAGAAAGAGAATTCAAGTCTTAAACATGAGCTGCAATCTCGACTGGAGGAACTAGAACTGAGGATAGTTGAGAGGGATTTGAGTTCTCAAGCAGCTGAGACAGCTAGCAAGCAACATTTGGAGAGTGTCAAGAAGGTTGCTAAGCTTGAGGCTGAGTGCCGTAGACTGAAAGCCATGACTCGTAAAACATTTTCTGTCAATGATCACAGGTCTGTGACTGCATCTTCGGTTTATGTTGAGTCTTTCACAGATAGCATGTCGGATAGTGGAGAGAGGCTACTAGCAGTTCAAAGTGATTTGCGTAAATTAGGTGGATGGGAGATGAATGAATATGAGCTAAGTCGTTTTGATTCGTGCTCGTCTTCTTTAGTTATGGATATTGATCAACTTAAGAACGAAAAGACTAATGGAAAAAATCACATGGTCCCTTCAACTGAGATCAATCTCATGGATGATTTCCTTGAGATGGAAAGGCTTGCTGCATTTCCAGAGAATGAAAGTAGAAGCAATTTTGTTAGGGAAGGAGTAGCATCAGATCAATCCAATGTTGATCAGGCTACTAGAGAAGCTGAAGTGGAGGCTTTGATTCAAAAGAATGTTGAATTGGAGAAGAAGCTGGGGAAAATGGAATGTGAAATGGAAGCTATGATTCAAAAGAATTCTGAATTGGAGAAAAAGCTGGAGAAAATGGAAGCGGGGAAAGTTGAGGTAGAGATGGTTTTGACCAAGTACCATATGCAGCTCGAGACATCAGAGAGTCAGATTAGGGAAGCAGAGTTGAAGGTAGCAGAGTTTCAAACTCAGTTAGCACTTGCAAAAAAATCAAACCAAGAAGCATGCGAAGAACtgaaagaaacaaaagcaaAGAAGGACATAGTCGAGTCCACACTCAAACTTACTCAAACTGAAGTCGAAAAGCTGATTTCAAAAATCTGTTCTTTGGAGGAAGAGATTCAGAAGGAACGAGCTTTCTCTGCTGAGAATTCAATCAAACGTGGAAAATTGGAGGAGGAGCTCTTGAAAATGAAACAAGAAGCTCACGTTCAGCAAGACACCGAGATAAAGCACAGGGAAGTCATTAATCAcaatttaaagttaaaacag GAAAAGGAAATTGCATTGGCTGCTAGTAGATTTGCTGAGTGTCAGAAGACCATTGCATCTCTTGGACAGCAGTTGAAGTGCCTTGCAACTTTGGAAGACTTTCTACTTGATTCAGACAACCCTATGGAGTCAACCTGTGAAGTCACAAAAAGTCCCCAAAATGGTGAGCAGATGAAACTACCTCAGAGTGATTTGAGCATACCCAAAAGAGATTCTGAATCACCCATTTCGTTAAACTCATCAGTTACCAATGAGAAAAGCCGAAATGGCTTTAGTAAGTTCATCCCTAAAAGCAAGAGTGTAAGCAAAAGAGGAAGtcactga